A window from Triticum aestivum cultivar Chinese Spring chromosome 6D, IWGSC CS RefSeq v2.1, whole genome shotgun sequence encodes these proteins:
- the LOC123140801 gene encoding expansin-B2: MAGISTNAIVLVLVALLSVLVTSVRCAANYDTAAARSYNSGWLPAKATWYGAPTGAGPMDNGGACGFKNVNQYPFSSMTSCGNEPLFDGGAGCGSCYEIRCVAANNPSCSGQPRRVVITDMNYYPVARYHFDLSGTAFGAMAKNGLNDKLRHAGIIDMQFRRVRCNFPGMKVTFHVQRGSNPNYLAVLVEYANVDGTVVRMELMQTRNGRPTGSWEPMRRSWGSIWRMDTSRPLQGPFSMRITSDSGKTLVANSVIPAYWRPDKAYGSNVQFY; the protein is encoded by the exons ATGGCTGGCATCTCCACCAATGCCATTGTCCTTGTGCTTGTGGCACTCCTCTCCGTGCTCGTCACGTCCGTCCGTTGTGCGGCCAACTACGACACCGCCGCCGCTAGATCCTACAACTCCGGCTGGCTCCCCGCCAAGGCCACCTGGTACGGAGCACCCACCGGCGCCGGCCCCATGGACAACG GCGGTGCTTGCGGTTTCAAGAACGTGAACCAGTACCCCTTCTCCTCCATGACGTCCTGCGGCAACGAGCCTCTcttcgacggcggcgccggctgcGGCAGCTGCTACGAG ATTCGATGCGTTGCCGCCAACAACCCTTCCTGCTCCGGCCAGCCGAGGAGGGTGGTCATCACCGACATGAACTACTACCCCGTGGCCAGGTACCACTTCGACCTTAGCGGCACGGCGTTCGGGGCCATGGCCAAGAACGGCCTCAACGACAAGCTCCGCCACGCCGGCATCATCGACATGCAGTTCAGGAGGGTGCGCTGTAACTTCCCGGGCATGAAGGTCACCTTCCATGTCCAGCGCGGCTCCAACCCTAACTACCTCGCGGTGCTCGTGGAGTACGCCAACGTGGACGGGACCGTGGTGCGGATGGAGCTCATGCAGACCAGGAACGGCCGCCCCACGGGGTCCTGGGAGCCGATGCGCCGCTCTTGGGGATCCATCTGGCGGATGGACACCAGCCGCCCGCTGCAGGGGCCATTCTCCATGCGCATCACCAGCGACTCCGGCAAGACGCTGGTGGCCAACAGTGTCATCCCGGCCTACTGGCGGCCGGACAAAGCCTACGGGTCCAACGTCCAGTTCTACTGA